Part of the Gemmatimonadales bacterium genome, TCCAGGTCTCGTGGGGGTCGTCCTCGACGGCGCGCGCGTCGCCCTGAACGGTACAGCGGGTCGCGAGGCCGCCCGTGGCGACGGGGTCGCTGACGGCGAGGCTCACCTTGCCGTTGCGCTTGATGTGCTCCAGCTTCTTCGAGAAGAGGACGCTGGAGGTCATGTAGACGCGCTCGCCGTCCCAGAGCGGGATCAGCGGGTGCGTGCTGGGCTCGCCGCGCGCGTTGATGACGGTCAGCTCGCTGACCAGCGCTACGCGCAGCAATCCATCGACCGGAAGTGGGAACCAGCTCATCGATGCGCCTCCGCCTGGGCATATTGTGCCTGATTTCACAGTCTCGATCCAGCCCCCATGGGGGGCG contains:
- a CDS encoding pyridoxamine 5'-phosphate oxidase family protein, whose product is MSWFPLPVDGLLRVALVSELTVINARGEPSTHPLIPLWDGERVYMTSSVLFSKKLEHIKRNGKVSLAVSDPVATGGLATRCTVQGDARAVEDDPHETWMAIMPLWRAKEPAIDFFLSKRFALPLFFERSLIEITPRRVLWWEDGDPAAQPQVATAPAPS